The sequence gcacaaatccaaaacattttgacacatggataaaggacaagaagccagaaaaacaaACGCATTTCAAGCattcttggggtcttcttcagtgatccAATATTTAAACACACTCATGTGGTGTAATAATAATGGGGACTACAAGGTGGAAAACATTCTGAAATAGATAAAAAAatagacagtttggtgtagtggttaggagtgcggacttgtaatctggcatgccaggtttgattccccactcccccacatgcagccagctgggtgaccttgggctccccacggcactgataaaactgttctgaccaggcagtgatatcagggctctctccgcctcacctccctcacagggtgtctgttgtggggagaggaatgggaaggcgactggaagccactttgagactccttcgggtagagaaaagcggcatataaaaaccaaccttcttcttcataTTATGCAATAAAAATctgttcacttttttttttaatttaggtcTGTGTATAAATACATAGGATGATGATGACTCATATTAATGAAGAGGCTCCAACAGGAATAAAatatatccaaatatatctcttggagatCCCCCCATATATGGTGGCACTTCAAAGTcccaccatatatatatatgttctcaactgatctgtgagaacaattctaacaggactgtgactagcccaaggttacccagctggctccatgtagaggagtggggatccaagcctggctctccagattagaagctgctgcccttaacGACTAACCACCAAGGAAGGGTCAAGCAGAGTAATAAAGGTGTAGGATTGACAACTTTGACTTGCGAAATTTGGGGAGATTTGCGGATGGaccctggagaggatggagctcagtggggatgtgataccacagagtccaccctccaaagtggctgttttatgTGGTCCAGAggccagctgtaattccaagagaactccaggcctcacctggcggCTGGCAACTATAGGAAGCAGCATCGGGAAAGCAGCCGTGAAAGCAGGAggccccttagaccaggggtagtcaacctgtggtcctccagatgttcatggacttcaattcccatgagcccctgccagcaaacgctggcaggggctcatgggaattgtagtccatggacatctggaggaccacaggttgactacccctgccttagacagaaGGTCAGCAGGAGCCACATAGAAAAACTGGAAAAGCCCACAGATGCCCATTCCCCACACataggacaatgcactttcattgtgcagaacaggaaaatcgacttctaaagtgcattgaaagtgcattatccattgtgtgcagaagaggcccaggtcgTGGGTGCTGAAAAGCCATTGCCTGACTGACATTCTCTCTCTCAAAATAGTCCCAGCGTCTGTAATAGTAAGGATGTGCCCTGACTGCCCCACCCCCAGCGACCCCACGGAGTCCAAGTATCAAGAGGCGGCCGCTCTGAGTCTTGACAAGTTCAACACGGAAAGCAACCACATCCACCACTTTAAGCTCGTCAACGTCACCCGAGCATCGTCGCAGGTAACCGGGAGACTGAGCACGGGCAGTGTGAGATTATTTGATGGGAACATTCGGGACACcgtgttgttgttcttgttcttgttgtttagatttattactcgcctTCCCTCGAAGGCTCAAGACGAGTCACAACATTggcaaaaccccaataaaaaacccCGAACCAGAATAAAAAcgacaatacaatacaatatgccCAACCCCCTTGGAGATCAGATGTGGCGGTAAATCACCGGCGTGCTGGCGCGCACAAGCATGCGTGTGTGAAGCTGCCGcgcctgtgcgtttgcgcccacTGGCATGCCGGCACCTGCGCCTCTCCCCCCTCGAAGCGTGGCCCTCGCTGGCACAGCGAGCACCACgctgcagggggagaggggtgTGCCTCCCGTCCGCCctccgcagcccagtaccgagggttttacggaccagtaccggtctgcagcccgggggttggggacccctgcccttcaTTCTCCAAGTACCAATCTGTTGGTATTCCCTGGCCCCAACAATATCAGTctagctttgaccagggccagggccttttcagccctggccacgGCTGGGTGGAATGAATTGcccaagatcagggccctaactgagctttcacagttcttgaGGGCCCTTCCACCATCCCTATGCTggtgggaggtcattccaccaagtgggagccaggactgaaaacatcctggccTTGGTTAAAGCCAAACATACTTCTTTAGGGCCGGTGACCACCAACCGGTTAGAATTTGCAGAGTGCCTACTCATTTTGCTGTTTgaatgttttgtattgttttagcCTCTTGACGTGAAGCGAATGAATGATAATAAAAATAGCCTTTAAAAGTAACATACAAGAATGTTTACATCGAAGAATTTCATGGTTTGGATCTACTTACAACCCCCGTCACAAGcacacacaattaaaaaacaaaaactggcATGGCAAAGTTTTGTTCGGTTTTGGAGGGGCAGGGGTTTGTGGCGCGTTCCTGCTTCCTGTCCCGGACATTGCCTCTTTTCCACAGTGGGTCATCGGTCCTTCAAACTTTGTGGAATATGTCATCCGGGAGACAAACTGCTCCAAAGTCCGGCCTGTGGAGAACATCTCCAACTGTGAATTCCTCTCAGATGAAAAAGCAGTGAGTATTCATGCTCCTTGCACACGATATGCGATTTCAGAGAGACGTACATCTTGGGCACACTGGGACCATCCATCTGTGAGTATTCATCCCACTACCAAATGCACAACACAACCCATAGGAGCTTTGTGcccacccttctaagtccattgagcTCAATAAACAAAGGTGTGTAACTCCACTCTGGACTGCCCTGTTTACAACTTTAAAAATTTTCCCTATCTTTTATTAACCATagttggaaaagaaaaagaattgttgttataccccacttttcactaccgcaAGGAACCTTaaaacggcttccaatcgcctccccttcctctccccgcaacagacaccctgggaggtaggtggggctgagagagctctagaagaactgctccatgagaacagctctgagagaactgtgactggcccaaggccaccaagctggctgcacgtggaggagtagggaatcaaacccagttctccagaagccgccactcttaaccacttcaccaaacaggctttctcaaattaTTGAGAAGGCGAGaaagtgtgggggggaggcaaagggtcAGCAGGGGAGCAGAGAAGAGAGCACCTGGGGACAGGGGACGGGCaagagaaacaaaagaaatggctgtgacacacaaacacgcacagcTGTGCAGGTCCCCAGTGTTAGATCTATCATTACAAAGATTCTGATGAAATACAGAAAGTggtagccagactgtggctccccagctgtccatggactgcaattcccatgagcccttgccagctgtccatggactgccattcccatgagcccttgccagcatgctggcaagggctcatgggaatggcagtccatggacagctggggaGCTACAGTCTGGCCATCCATTGTGCTCAACTTCTCTTCAACCACAGGTGTGCCCCACGGAGAGTTGTTATGGGGTTGGAAAGGCCGTGGGGAGGAGGCCTGGCAAGTCTGAGGGGGAATTCTGTGCTATGGGTACCAGGTGCACAAAAGGTCCCAGACATCAATCGTGGCATGCAATACCTCTGGGCTTCAGCCAATTTATAAATGAACACCCAGAATCTCAGTCAATTTGCATTTGAACGGAACTGTTCACTAGTTTGCTGACGGAGGGGATCTTTCTTTTCCTAGGACGTGGGGGTATGCAACGGCTCCATGGTAAACAGTATGATCGAACATCAAATGTTTATCAGCGCACACTGTGAACTCTTCCACCCGCAGGTAGGTGGTTCTGTCAACCAGATCTACTGAGAATATCCCGTAACGTAATAAGATGGCCCTCcccttacctggatagcccaggctagcctgatcttctcaggtcagcagggtcagccctggctagaatttggatgggagaccaccaaggaagtccagggtcatgatgcagaggttgGGAATGGCATACCAACTGGGAACGcctcttgaaaatcctacagggttgccatgggtcagctgtgacttgacagcatgttCCACCAACCAAATAACCCTTGTTTAGCCCGTTGGTGGCAATCCCTGAAGAACAGGTCTCCTTCTAACAGAACATGTTATCTCAATATCATGTGGGTATGTTTTGTGCTATCAGCCACAGGTTCATGGGAGACAACCCACTGGGAACAAGAAACCTGGACACCAGGATGATCATGAAAAACATGAGGATGACCATCATTCTGAGGGCGGAAGACAAAATGGCGGCCATACTGAGGGCGGAAGACAAGATGGCGGTCATTctgaggggggaaggaaaggacacCATGATGGTCATTCCGAGTGCAGGAGGAAAGGACACCATGATGGTCATTCCGGGGGCAGAAGGGAAGGGCACCATGATGGTCATTCTGGAGGCAGAAGGGAAGGGCACCATGGTGGTCGGTCAGAGGGCAGAAGAGAAGGACACCATGATGGTCATTCTGAGGACAGACGGAAAGGACGCCATGGTGGTCGGTCAGAGGGCAGAAGAGAAGGACACCATGATGGTCATTCTGAGGACAGAGGGGAAGGACACCATGGTGGTCATTCCGAGGGCAGAAAGGGAGGACACCATGATCATCCAAAACATGGGCAGAATCCCCCCACTTCTGACAACTGTGATATCTCAACACACCTGGAAAAGACAGTGGGCCATGTGGTGGTCCTTCCTATATCCAACCCTCatgtctccctccactccttacCCGACATCGAAGCTGAGCGTTTAGATGGCGTACCTATTCCACCACAATCAGAGACTCCCAAACTCGGTCCCACCCAGTCTGAAACACACGGTGTGCCGGATACGAGCCGTCCACTGGACGATCCCACAGCGCATCCAACCTTGACAGACCCAGCCCAGCCGGTCACCCCTCCTCCGTTCCCACAATGGTTTTCGCAATCGGATTCCTGCCCAGGAGAAATCAAAGTCTCCGTTCTCGGCCTGGACACTTTGCTGCCCAAAAGACCCCTCGAACTGTCGCCAACTGCCCCTGGGTCCCAAGACAAATCTAAAGTGAAAAACTGAAAGGATATTCGGACTCGCGGCCCTCTCTGTACGCGGGAAGCCTTGTTCAGGGAAGGTAGGAGAAGGTGGTTCTTGGGTTTGCTCATGATGACGTCTCAAGATTTAGTATGAAATCATGTCCGAGCACCAGAGGAGATGCCGTCAACCCGTGATCGACGCATGGCCTGTGCAATCAGttcacttcccccacccccaagtcgaTTCCCACTTGTTATATTTCCTGGGTTGTTGGGGCCACACCAGATATAAGTGGAATTATTTCCCCATTGCATTATTCACATGTCTTTTGACTGTGTTATTCGTATGCCCTGTATAAGGGGCAGGGGGCATCTGATTTCTCCACTGAAAGAATGTGGATCAGTAGCCTTGGCAAGAGGATACCATAAAGTGGTACAGGAGGAAGCTGGAATCTGTAACTTATCGATTCTTGTGCTGCGGGAGTGAGCAATAAAGGACGTGATGCTGTATTCTACTTCCGGGTGATAACAGAAGCGTAAAACAACAGGAGCATCAAGATTCTAGTGTGGAAAGGACCAAAGTCTCAGTTACTGTATTGCTGCAAACctctaaataaaacagtttaatcaGTCTGTACATTCGTATGTCTTAACCAAGCCAAGAGAATCAGGGACTCAGATTCTTCACCCAGGAGTTGCACGCgtctaaaaaataaaatcagagtccagtagcacctttaagaccaacaaagattcatttgaggtgtgagctttcgagggcaagcactctctgaggaagagtgtctgaggaagagtgcttgcactcgaaagctcacgccttgaataactctttgttggtcttaaaggtgctactggactctgattttattgtgctacttcagaccaacacggcgacccatttgaatctgtgcgTATAAAATGTGCATATGAATTATGGAGCCAAAGGACTTATATAGGAAGGCTACAGAACACTCTTGGCTAATCACAGTGCATATGAATGTCCGCGGCGTTGAAAGCATTTGGCACGTGTTATCTCAGTAATCTGACAACAACCCTCCGAGGTAGGCCAGTGAGATTTTTCCTCCTTTGTGTAGATGGGAATTGAGgaggggagcctgaggaaggagCCTGTCTCATTCCATGAGACGACAAACACAAGTTGGGTTAAGGGTATTGCTACGTGACTCACATTTCAGACCTGATTTAGATTCGACTTCAAACCAGCTGTGGAACACAGCACAGAGTCAGAAGGTGCTTCTaccttctctcccctccatcGCACTGTtagtacctggggatcccctggaatctcaGCTCAGagatcagccagctgggtgaccttgggctcgccagggcactaataaagctgttctgactgagcagtgatatcagggctctctcacttcAGTAGCCAAAGCAGGTGATACTGAGGTACCTGTGTAGAAGTACAAAGTGGCTGAATCCAGTATAGTAAGTTGACACACAAGGAGTACTCACTCTTCAGCACAATATCTGATTCATAGTTCTCAACGCATTTCACTATACAGCGCTTTGTCAAGGGATTCTACAAACTTAGAAAAGGAAATATACAGAACAACAATTAGCACTGAAATATAAGACAAAATTGAAAGAATGGCATGAATGCAGAccaaaaaaaaatggcatttaaaCAAAGTCATTCCAGAAAATTACTTTCATAGCAGAAAAGCTTGGGCAAAATGAATAATAGCTACAGTACATACATTtgtacaacaataataataaatacaaaaggcCTACCTGATATATATTAGCCTGATACGGATTTGTCCAGAGTCTAACCTAAATGGTAGCCAAGCGGCCTAATCAGGGTTCCTTTGCCCagcccccaattaatcacactgagataaaaacttttaaaatgtttttactgtagaagaaatatagacacaggagTGTTCCCAAATCTGTGTCAAAGAATAGGATGACATAGTGTTGAATatcctttccttggaggctgggagagatgATGTCCTTACGGGTCAGGCCAATAACCTGGGCCTCCTCCCCCACTATGTCCTCTCTTGTGACCACCCCACATCTCCTGGGCCAGCCCTCCATAAGCTGCCGACAGGTCCAAAAGGCTGCTCACATGCTTTCCTCCCTAatctccaattgtttacataagcagTAGAGACAAGCACTTCTTCCATTCCTCCTCCAGCTTTCAGATAAGAACAGTTCGACTCCAGCTATAACATAAACTTTagttttgtgagagagcttatcaaaaactacattccagagaggaacagccTGGTGTTCTGTAGAACTAACAAAAATTTAGGTTTCCTCAGCTGTAGCAATAACAAATCATGTTCACatgagggaagagacaaaatcacctTCTCCTCTTCTACCTCCGATATGTCACATGAAAGACTTTTGAAAGtcgaaaataaacaaaatgttttaatttaaccTAGGGGAGAAAAGGTCAAATGGAATCAGGGGGAGGATGTATGAGATAAAACTAAGGTAGTTTTGAAATCACACTAAACCCAGATAATTTGTTACCAATAAGTAACTGTTTCTGCTATTCAATAAGTTCTTTCTTTTCACTGAGCAGAGATTACTTCTCTAGCCTAGAAGCAATTCCCCTTTTTGACTTGAATGGGGACCCTCCTTGATCCACCCAGTCCTTTTGCCTTTTCCCAGTCCACAATCAGGGCTAAActatggcccattctgcaccagatcaatgttgcaaattggtttcggaacgaaaaagcgccattttaaatagtggaattcatcgttatgcatacctgcctttgtagtggaatccagttgcgtttcaatcgtttcccacaggtttccggtctcggcaaaaatcgttatccaggaagcaatatttgccgagctttgtcccatccctggccgtcaatcaaacgagcagccaatgggcagccgttatcatgctcctgaaaagcccctttccctttaaggcaggtttaaaaaaaacaacaaaacaaaaaaacacacgttgcaacaaatatgccttgattcgttgcaatggagagacccatctagctagcaggtggcgtgagAGCTGCCATTTTATCGTTGCCATACTCCCctgagtgagaaaaaaaatccccctccccccgtgcacgggcgcgattttcagccgaaaataaagggaaccagcaaacggggctgtgtggtgcttggtgacttggcaaatgagaacaagatgcaatttaataaacataagtgtaaagttctgcatctgggtcagaaaaatgaaaaacatgcctactggatgggggatacgcttttaggtaacactgtgtgtgaatgagaccttggggtacttgtggattgtaaactaatcatgagcaggcaatgtgatgcagcggtaaaaaaggcgaatgccattttgggctgtatcaacaggggcatcacatcaaaatcacaagatgtcatagtcccattgtatacggcactggtcagaccacacctggagtactgtgtacagttctggaggcctcacttcaagaaggacatagataaaattgaaagggtacagaggagagcgacgaagatgatctggggccaagggaccaagccctatgaagataggttgagggacttgggaatgttcagcctggagaaaaggaggttgagaggggacatgatagccctctttaagtatttgaaaggttgtcacttggaggagggcaggatgctgtttctgttggctgcagaggaaaggacacgcagtaatgggtttaaactttccagagggtgaatccactttttgggatttccctggaagcgctacaacaaagcgctttttgcagatcggtttcaggaatgtggcagattatgtacgacgttgtgcataactacattttagtagcgattacaatttgccacactcctgctacaatgaatctgtgcggaatggccctatcgCTTCTTCAACTATCACTTCCCAACTGTCATCTCTTAACTAAAACTCTCAACTTGAATCACCTGTCAGTCAAAGGTTCTCAGACTCTGTTAGGCATCAACCCTTAACAGTCTGCCACAGGGTGTTACAAATCCAGAGTAATCGGTTCACTAAGAATTGGTACGCAGCACTTTCAAGAAcgccaggaagggaaggtggcaatTTGGAGCCTTATTCCTCTCCTCCCAGGTGAGGCTACACCAAGCCAGGCAGAACTTCTATATACCAAGCTGACCATGAGTGTCTTTGGGTGTCTTTGGGCTTCAGTTCACTGAGTTGATGTGCATGATCTAGAAAGGACTCCTGGGGAATGGACACTCTCGGTGTGATCCTTTGAGGAGGTCCACAGAGAATATTAACATGAAAGCCTAAGGAGAGTCCTTTCCACACACTCACAGGTCACCTCTCACTTGGAGTTTGAGCTGCTACTTTGAAGGGCAGTTGTGCAATTCCAGCCTAAAAGTTGGCCCACCCTACAGGCTGCCTACCTTTCTAATCATTGACTCCCTGTTTGTGAATGGCATGACCAAATTAAAGGTGAAGGTCAGTGCCCGGTGATTGCTCTCCAAGTATATAAAGAAATCGAAATCCATCTCAAATCCCTGCTCTTCCTTGCAGGCTCCAAACTCCCTCCTGTTTCCCCAGCGATCTCCAGAATGGTGCTCCTCGTTTCCATTCTGATCGGGACGCAGATACTGTGTTCCCTGGCTGATTCTCCGCCTATTCATCAGCTGCCGTCGCGACCACGACCGCTGCTGCCACGGCCACCGCTACCCCCCAAGCACtatccaccaccacctcctgaacGGTGGATTTCCCCAGGATGTAACTCTTCTTCGATAAAGGCAGTTGCAGACCTGGCCCTAGACAAGATGAACAAGCACCGCAAAACAGGGTATGTGCTTGGACTCCAGCGGATCTTCGATGCCCGTCAACTGCAATGGGTGAGCAGCAGATACGCTTCTGTTGGGGTGATTTCTATTTTTGAATTTCAGTTCAGCTCTTCCATTTCTAAGACAGTTGGATTGGgtggcaccttgaaaaccaacaacACTGTATTCGAGGTTCGAGTTTatgggtgcatgcacacttcatcagatattcGTCGGCTATTCGTGCGCACGCaagcttatacctcaaataaaactttgttggtgttaaaagtgtccctggactcagactttgtccagcctttctcaccttaaaggtaaaggtatcccctgtgcaagcaccgagtcatgtctgacccttggggtgacgccctctagcgttttcatggcagactcaatacggggtggtttgccagtgcagtcattaccgtttaccccccagcagtaagctgggtcctcattttacagacctcagaaggatggaaggctgagtcacccttgagccggctgctgggatcgaactcctagcctcatgggcagaactttcagacggatgccttaccactctgcgccaccttGCTGAAGgctaaagttggagtccagtggcacctttaagagcaaccagattttattcaaggcatcacCTTTCctatgcaggcacacttccttcaATATTTGTCAGATATTCACCAGGTATCTGACGGCGAGTTCATACACATGGAAGCTTCTACTAAAGCtctgttggtcttacaggtgttactgggctcaaattttgcgCTGtggcttcaaaccaacacagctggaTCTA is a genomic window of Paroedura picta isolate Pp20150507F chromosome 8, Ppicta_v3.0, whole genome shotgun sequence containing:
- the LOC143842761 gene encoding uncharacterized protein LOC143842761 — protein: MVLLVPFLIGTQMLCSLAGYLPLPREAPPHPPAKILPANCSSPSVKTAAELALDKLNKDRKTGYVFGLQRIFDVQELQWQETGNVYYLTLDVLETRCHVLSRKTWKDCEFRLPHESVYGQCKATFYINRPWRILHLFNYDCVLQPLPASVIVRMCPDCPTPSDPTESKYQEAAALSLDKFNTESNHIHHFKLVNVTRASSQWVIGPSNFVEYVIRETNCSKVRPVENISNCEFLSDEKADVGVCNGSMVNSMIEHQMFISAHCELFHPQPQVHGRQPTGNKKPGHQDDHEKHEDDHHSEGGRQNGGHTEGGRQDGGHSEGGRKGHHDGHSECRRKGHHDGHSGGRREGHHDGHSGGRREGHHGGRSEGRREGHHDGHSEDRRKGRHGGRSEGRREGHHDGHSEDRGEGHHGGHSEGRKGGHHDHPKHGQNPPTSDNCDISTHLEKTVGHVVVLPISNPHVSLHSLPDIEAERLDGVPIPPQSETPKLGPTQSETHGVPDTSRPLDDPTAHPTLTDPAQPVTPPPFPQWFSQSDSCPGEIKVSVLGLDTLLPKRPLELSPTAPGSQDKSKVKNCEGQCPVIALQVYKEIEIHLKSLLFLAGSKLPPVSPAISRMVLLVSILIGTQILCSLADSPPIHQLPSRPRPLLPRPPLPPKHYPPPPPERWISPGCNSSSIKAVADLALDKMNKHRKTGYVLGLQRIFDARQLQWQGTGFVYYLILDVLETKCHILSEKSWKDCQFRHAHETVYGQCKAIIYINKPRRIVHLFNYDCALRTIPPRVITQSCPDCPTPGDPTQPHYVEAAKKSLAKFNKESNHTHYFNVHDVTKAQMQWVVGPAYFVEYITRETNCSKSQAAADLSQCQFLPDGIADVGVCRGSVVNNRFELEEHISVTCDIFHPQVDEGHRPGKREPGNQDGAESHEGDGHAASEQNRNHSRHQHHHREHHHGHHSHDHAEHEETPHTDGVFELTTPLEKTVGQVKVLPPIHLDQSPSIERGLSESVPVLPESTQPAPVPNLPDIHGAPEGSRPLDEPGWTRPVRPMAPPPFPDGFSESDSCPGEMEVTIFYLDSLLPRKPAKPHQVPT